A window of the Corynebacterium minutissimum genome harbors these coding sequences:
- a CDS encoding Na(+)/H(+) antiporter subunit C encodes MDANLMLLLAAGVLCGAGVYLLLDRAMTKMLLGILLLGNGANLFMLMAGGQAGSPPIDGRTSRPYGEQIADPLAQGMILTAIVISMALTGFILTLAYRQYRYRSADVIEDDAEDTAIAAMASRPGNASAAPDHDASNDPATGRATKEGDRFGPQVFEEPVKEANDD; translated from the coding sequence ATGGATGCCAATTTGATGCTTCTGCTGGCCGCAGGCGTGCTCTGCGGGGCCGGGGTCTACCTCTTGTTGGACCGCGCGATGACCAAGATGCTGCTTGGCATCTTGCTGCTGGGCAACGGCGCCAACCTCTTCATGCTCATGGCCGGTGGCCAGGCGGGCTCGCCGCCTATCGACGGCCGCACTTCCCGCCCCTACGGCGAGCAAATCGCCGACCCGCTGGCGCAAGGCATGATCCTCACCGCCATTGTGATTTCCATGGCGCTGACCGGTTTCATCCTCACCTTGGCTTACCGCCAATACCGTTACCGCAGTGCGGACGTTATTGAGGATGACGCTGAGGACACCGCTATTGCGGCAATGGCTTCGCGCCCGGGTAATGCGTCCGCAGCGCCGGACCATGACGCCTCCAATGACCCAGCCACGGGCCGCGCCACCAAGGAAGGCGATAGATTTGGCCCCCAGGTCTTTGAGGAGCCGGTAAAGGAGGCGAATGATGACTGA